A window from Candidatus Babeliales bacterium encodes these proteins:
- the cysS gene encoding cysteine--tRNA ligase — MLVFTNTLSQKKEAFSPTHPKKVAMYVCGITPYDYPHIGHGRCYVTFDLVYRLLTFLGYDVTYVRNFTDIDDKILKRAQQEFGDISRFHEITNRYIQAFGSDMKQLNCVAPKHEPRVTQMIPQIIAFTQGLIAKGAAYEKDGSVYFRVHTFADYGKLSKQKIEDLQSGARVEVDECKENPLDFALWKKDDQVGYDSPWGQGRPGWHIECSAMAHDLFKGAVDIHGGGMDLMFPHHENEIAQSESLYPAPFVKYWLHNAFVRINKEKMSKSLNNFFTLHEVFEQFDPMVIRFYFLKHHYRNPLDFAFEDLTATEKAYKRLVTFFLDSLPVVPGVVSECNETRLCPAKLKAKPGSLGGSINSNPVIQEMIQCLEDDLNTSGAFGILFEQLQALAQDQQSKAQVKQFLVEVMGLTLQAIPEKQVALTPEIQSLLQQRDQARVDKNWKLSDELRDKLTALGVDVHDKKLK; from the coding sequence ATGTTAGTTTTTACCAATACATTAAGTCAAAAAAAAGAAGCTTTTTCTCCCACTCATCCAAAAAAAGTTGCGATGTATGTTTGCGGAATTACTCCATATGATTATCCACATATCGGCCATGGGCGGTGTTATGTCACATTTGACTTAGTATATCGTTTGCTAACTTTTCTCGGTTATGACGTTACGTACGTTCGTAATTTTACCGACATTGACGATAAAATTTTAAAACGTGCACAGCAAGAATTTGGTGACATCTCTCGCTTTCACGAAATCACAAATCGCTACATTCAAGCGTTTGGTAGCGACATGAAACAGTTGAATTGTGTGGCTCCAAAACATGAGCCGCGCGTTACGCAAATGATCCCGCAAATTATTGCTTTTACGCAGGGCTTAATTGCAAAAGGTGCTGCGTATGAAAAGGACGGAAGCGTTTATTTTAGAGTGCATACATTTGCTGATTATGGAAAACTTTCAAAACAAAAAATTGAAGATCTGCAATCGGGTGCACGAGTTGAAGTTGATGAATGCAAAGAAAATCCATTAGATTTTGCATTGTGGAAAAAAGATGATCAAGTTGGTTACGACAGCCCATGGGGCCAAGGAAGACCAGGTTGGCATATCGAATGTTCAGCAATGGCACACGATCTGTTTAAAGGTGCTGTTGATATTCATGGTGGCGGCATGGATTTGATGTTCCCGCATCATGAAAATGAAATTGCTCAATCTGAAAGTTTGTATCCTGCACCGTTTGTGAAATACTGGCTGCATAATGCATTCGTTCGAATCAACAAAGAAAAAATGTCGAAATCGCTCAATAATTTTTTCACACTGCATGAAGTTTTCGAGCAGTTTGATCCTATGGTTATTCGCTTTTACTTTTTAAAACATCATTATCGCAATCCATTAGATTTTGCTTTTGAAGATTTAACTGCAACAGAAAAAGCATACAAACGATTAGTTACATTCTTTTTGGATTCCTTACCCGTCGTGCCCGGCGTAGTAAGCGAATGCAATGAAACACGACTGTGTCCGGCGAAGCTGAAAGCGAAGCCTGGAAGCCTGGGGGGATCCATCAATTCCAACCCCGTCATTCAAGAAATGATACAATGCCTAGAGGACGATTTAAACACGTCAGGAGCATTCGGAATTCTTTTTGAGCAGTTACAAGCCCTTGCCCAAGATCAACAAAGTAAGGCGCAAGTTAAGCAATTCTTGGTCGAAGTTATGGGGTTGACTCTGCAAGCCATCCCTGAAAAGCAAGTTGCCTTAACTCCTGAAATTCAATCGCTTTTGCAACAACGTGATCAAGCTCGTGTTGATAAAAATTGGAAACTGTCTGATGAGCTGCGCGATAAACTTACGGCATTGGGCGTTGATGTGCATGATAAAAAATTGAAATAA